TTGTTCTCTCTCGCAAATTTTGCTCCGTCATCATAATAATGAATGACCTTAGGGTCTTTCATAGCATCTGCACATTCTGGAAAGTATTTATAACTAATATCTACTACTGCTTTGTCAATCTCGCATAACACAACTTCTTTGACAGAAGGATGTTTTAATACTTCACGAACCGTACCCCCGTCTCCCCCACCAATTACAAGAACGGATTCCGGGTTGGGATGGCTCATCATGGGAATATGGGCAATCATTTCATGATAAGAATGTTCATCCTTATTTGTAACCATCGTTACACCATCAAGTGTAAACATTCTACCGAAGGATTGTGTTTCAAAAATATCGATTTTTTGGAACGGAGATTGTAGGCTTTCGATTGTTTTTGTTACCCGGTAACTCACAGCACGGCCTTTTTCTAATTCCAATTTTTCGGTATACCAAATCTCCATTGATTTCTCCTAAGGTTTCTCTCTTTAAACCAGATTTGATATAGGAAGAAGAAGGTGTAGTTTTTTTTGAAAATTTGGGTTTACTAAAGATTAAAAATTCAACTTGGCGGGAACCAGACCCTTAGGTTCCATTGTCCAGTATGCAGAAATATTCCCGCGTTTTTTACCTGCTTGGTTTTTTATCCATGCCACTTTTTATTTTATTACTGGTTTATGGTTATATCAAACTCAATGAAATGGTGAGTGAAGAAATCCATTGGGGCCATAACAAATCTTTTGCTTTTGGACAGGCTTCTCGTGAAGGAAAACTCATTCTCCTTTCTGTGACCAAATCTCGATGTGAGATGTTGCAAGGGCTCGAATGTGGCGAAGGAAAACCAGACCTTGGCACCTATGTCCTTCTCAACTACACTCCCAGAGAACAGGAATTCGAAACCCTCATTTTGGATGATCGGTTTGCTTCTTTAAAAACCGACCCTCTCCCTCAATACTTCCTTTTAAATTCCACAGGGGAAATTCGTCATATATCAACTCAGCTTCCTAGCGTAGAAGAGATGCAAAAACTCCCGAAAAAAGAATGATCTTTTTCAAATCCTAACCAAAAATCTCTTGCAACTTCGTTTCGAATCCCATACCCTATGGGGTATAGGACAACGGAGGATTTATGTTAGGACTAACCGTTCACAGAAAAAAGAGTTTTGAAGATACCATCACCGACACAACCGAAGCTTTAAAAAAAGAAGGTTTCGGCGTTCTTACCACCATCGACGTTAAACACACACTCAAAGAAAAAATCGGAGTCGATTTCAAACGTTATACCATCCTTGGAGCCTGTAACCCTGGTTTTGCGCACAAAGCCCTCCAAACAGCCGATGAAATTGGACTATTATTACCTTGCAACGTTGTTGTCACCGAAGAAAAAAATGGGGAAACCAAAGTCTCTATCTTTGATCCCATGACCATGACGAAGTTAGTTCAAAATCCCGAACTCGAAAAAATCGCCAAAGAAGTACAAGAGAAACTAATTCAGGTCATCCATCACTTACACGAATGAATTAAATTTTTCGGGAAACTAGTGGGTGCGCCTCGCCGATGGATTTTTATATCCATATTGCATCCATTAGGCGATCCCGCTTTACGCTTCAATCTTTCTGGAAGGGTAGCCTGTACCAAACATAGTTATCCAACCAGAAAGGATTTCCGCTGCAATCGGTGGCGCTGAAGTTTAGATTTAATTTTACAAACAGTTGGTACTTAAATTTTTCCCCTTGCCAATCACTTACAAAAAGCCGGTAAGGTTTTTGTCCGAGTGTAACAAACCGTAACTCCCGCAGTAGTCATTCCAAAAAGATTCAAAGGACCTCCCACTGGATACTGTGCAGTCGAAGCAGGACCTACTTGCCAATTGATATTATAGTTCCCTTCTGAGCCAGTGATCTGTCCTTTAACCACACTGCTTGTTTTTTTATAACAAGATTTGATATCTCGATTGTTGCTAATGATAAGCCAAGCAGAAACATTGGAACTTGGGTCTTTGACACAATTGTTTGTTAATACCCAACTACCTTCTAAAATGGTCCGACCTTCATCGGCCCCTACTTTTTCTCCTGACTGGCAATGGAAAGCTGATACAGAAACTGCCAACGCGATGATTAAACTAATTTTTTTCAAAATTTGCTCCTTTGTGGAAATTTATTATTTCTACAAAGGGAGATTAGAGACTAAAATTTCTGAAGTAAGTCAAACTTTATTCTAAATATTTTCTTAATTTTTAATTTTATTTTTCGTTAACCCACAAAACAGCGGTATTCTCACTTTCCGCTTTTTTCCGAAACACCTCTAAAATTGCACAAAACAAAATCACACCGCCACCTAACCAAAGCCTTTCGGGTGGCACCTCTCCCAAAAAATACCAGGCCGCCAAACTTCCGTATATCGGACTTAAGGTAGACAAAGTGCCCGCAGTAGTTACCGATAAATTTGATAAACTGCGAATCCAAATAGTATGGGCAAGTGAGGTAAAAATCCCAGCAAGCACCACCTGGAACAACAGGTATTTGGGTTCAGCCAACATTACAAATAGTCCATCGGCAAAGGGAAGTAAAACCAAGGTAGTGGCAATCAGTTGGGTGAAAAGAATTTGGGCACTAGGATAATGAACATGCATTTCTTTAGTCAGTAGATTCCGAATCGCATAGAGAACTGCCGAAACCACACCCCAAACCACTCCTTGGAACATTTGGTTGTTCCAAGAAAGATCGGGTACAATGAGGAAAAGCCCAAAAAAGGAAAAACAAGCCAAAAAGAATGCAAAAGGATCGGGGCGTTTTCCACCAAGCAAAGGTTCGATGAGTGCAGAAAACACAGGATAGGTGAAAAGAGACAACATCCCGACTGCCACAGTGGACACTTGGATGGAGTGAAAGTAAGTCACCCAATGCAAAGCAAATAAAATTCCAATTCCAAATACAAACAAAAAGTCCTTAAAACTTCGGTAGGATACAGACTTACCACGAAGCAAAAAGAAGAGTCCGAGTAAAATGACAGAAAATAGTGCCCGACCGGAGATGATCGTGACTGCAGGAAAGGGAAGGAGTTTGGCAAACAAAGTGACGTTCCCCATAATGAGGATCGTCAAATTGAGTTCCAATACAGATCGTAAAAAGCTAGGAGAAGAAGACTTCACTTCTTACTTAGGATTCGACCCCCAGAAATTTGGCGATGGATTTTCTATCTTTTTCCAAACTATGTTTGTGAATTTCTTCGATGGCCTTCTCCACAATGGGAGAAACAAAAAGAAGACTAGAAATCACATCTACATCATAAGAACGTTTGGACTCAAGGCCATCCGCTTCGTATTTACTTTTCCCTTTGATCACAAACACATTGTCTTTTCCCGGAGGAGAGATTTTAAATTCATGAGTATTGGTAGTAATATCAAAAGTGGATTCTTCCAAAAGAGAAAGGTCGTTCAGTGCTGCCGATAGAACGGCAGGCATAGAACCTTCCAAACTCACTTTCCGTTTTTGGCGAATGATATTCCCTTCTTTCGTTTCTTCCAATAGAGTTACA
The sequence above is drawn from the Leptospira wolbachii serovar Codice str. CDC genome and encodes:
- a CDS encoding DMT family transporter, which encodes MTILIMGNVTLFAKLLPFPAVTIISGRALFSVILLGLFFLLRGKSVSYRSFKDFLFVFGIGILFALHWVTYFHSIQVSTVAVGMLSLFTYPVFSALIEPLLGGKRPDPFAFFLACFSFFGLFLIVPDLSWNNQMFQGVVWGVVSAVLYAIRNLLTKEMHVHYPSAQILFTQLIATTLVLLPFADGLFVMLAEPKYLLFQVVLAGIFTSLAHTIWIRSLSNLSVTTAGTLSTLSPIYGSLAAWYFLGEVPPERLWLGGGVILFCAILEVFRKKAESENTAVLWVNEK
- a CDS encoding DUF2505 family protein, producing MKYQVTHTFPVSLEKLLHAREERYKHLDQFPDLKNVTLLEETKEGNIIRQKRKVSLEGSMPAVLSAALNDLSLLEESTFDITTNTHEFKISPPGKDNVFVIKGKSKYEADGLESKRSYDVDVISSLLFVSPIVEKAIEEIHKHSLEKDRKSIAKFLGVES
- a CDS encoding DUF302 domain-containing protein, with amino-acid sequence MLGLTVHRKKSFEDTITDTTEALKKEGFGVLTTIDVKHTLKEKIGVDFKRYTILGACNPGFAHKALQTADEIGLLLPCNVVVTEEKNGETKVSIFDPMTMTKLVQNPELEKIAKEVQEKLIQVIHHLHE
- the speE gene encoding polyamine aminopropyltransferase codes for the protein MEIWYTEKLELEKGRAVSYRVTKTIESLQSPFQKIDIFETQSFGRMFTLDGVTMVTNKDEHSYHEMIAHIPMMSHPNPESVLVIGGGDGGTVREVLKHPSVKEVVLCEIDKAVVDISYKYFPECADAMKDPKVIHYYDDGAKFARENKGRFDVILVDSSDPVGPAEVLFKEPFFRDMASALKPTGIIATQAESFWYHGDVISSLFDFIPKIFPEYGYYYTTIPTYPSGIIGFTFLSNAIDPYSVTPDPKRVPKGLKYYSPEIHKAAFVLPEFAKAYIKRKG